A segment of the Nostoc sp. TCL26-01 genome:
TTGAACCCCAAAATGCTAAGAATTCCCAAATAGCAATACCAGATGTTTTAGGATTAGCGGCGATGATTTTTATCCCCTCTTTTGTTAAATCATCCCAATTTTTAATGCCTTTGGGATTACCTGCACGAGTAACGATCGCAGCAACTGATCTGCTAACAATACCATTTCTCGGATATCTAATTTCCCAATCTTTCTTAATTAAACCCGCTTGTTGTATTTTGATGACATCTAAAGGCAGCGCTAAATGTACTATATCCGCTTCCTGTTTGCCGGAAATGACATCAGCAGTCTGAGCGCCGGAACCACCATAACTCTGTTCAAAAGTGACGTTTTGATGATGTTCTTGCTGCCACTTTGCCACAAATTTAGGGATGATCTGATCATGAGCAGCTTTAGTCACAGAAAAAGATACTAACCGCAGCTTAATATCTTGATTGCTAGCTAAATTACCACCAGAGCAAGCAGCGATCGCTATACTTAAAACAGCACTCAATATGCCTAAACAGATATATTTTTTATTAAAACTGATTTGCATTACTTTTTGATATGAAAACAGCACAACTTGCCAAGCATCGACAACGCAAGTATATATTTTCTTTGTCCAGCTAGTTCCTTGCTGCATCGAATGCTGCGGACTATTCATTTTCTTATTCACCCTATAATCACCGGTATTTTGGTACATATACCGTAATTTATGATTATTATAAACCATGAAAATCTTATGGCTGTCAAGTACCTATTTTCATTCAGCCATAAAATTTAAAATTGCATCCCCAACGTGGCTGAAGATTGCTAACATTATTAAGAATTTTTTCACTGACAGAGATCAACTGTCGTAGGGTTCAAGAATAATAGAGAATAGGGGAAAGTAAGCTGCCCATAATTCTGTGTGTGCGTACTTGGCGACAACACACCATATAACTAACCTCTAGCCTCTAGTCTCTGTACCAACAGTTCCCCAACTTGCACTAGAGAGTCAAAAACTTGGTAAGCTAAACATCTGATTTCCGGGGATGGTTGTTCGATATCAGGAACCATAATCGGATACATCCCGGCACTAAAAGCAGCTTCTACACCGACACACGAGTCTTCAAAAACTAGACACTGTACAGGTGCAACATTGATTCTGCGACTGACTTCTAAATATATATCTGGTGCGGGTTTACCCTGGGCGACATCTTCACTGGTGACAATTGTTGTAAAGTGGTGCAGAATCGCGGCATTATTGAGGCGGCGGATAGTGCGGCTGCGGGATGTCCCAGTGGCTAGAGCAATGACTATGCCTAAATTATTTAGCTGACCTAGTAAGTCTAACACACCGGCTTTGATTGACAAACCTTCTTGTAATTCTCGGCGATCGCCAATTTCAATGCGTTGTCTTTTTACTGCTTCAAAAGGAAAGTTATTGCCATATTTTTGTTTAAGAATTTTTTCGCGCCATGATAAATCCCGTCCAACAAATTCACTATAGAAATCATCACTCATCACATATCCATGACTGGCTAAAGCTTGTTGCCAAGCCCAACGGGCAATGCTTTCTGTGTCAAAAAGCAAACCATCCATGTCAAAAATTGCGGCTCGAATATTTGGTAACACACTCAGTCCTTATTAATACTGTATTGTAATTTGATAACTTCACTAAATCATGTCGCCAAAAACCAAATTACTCACTCCATCTAGCCAACTACCTTTATATACCAAAAGGATTCTAATCACAGCACCGAGAAACTACGCTTCTAGGTTATCTGCACAAATCATTGACAAAGGTGGACTACCAATTTTCATGCCCACCATCGAAACCTGTTATTTATCTAACTATTCTGAATTAGATGCGGCTTTGCGGTGCATAGATCAATTTGATTGGATTGCTTTTACTAGTAGAAACGGCATCATAGCATTTTTTGAGCGCTTACATGATTTAGGTCTTTCTCTGTCTCAATTGCAAAATTGTCAGTTATGTGCATTAGGTAAAGACATAGAGCATTTATTATCAGTGTGTGGCAGAGTTGATTTAATTCCTAATGAATCTAGTCCTGGGGGAATTATTGCCGAATTAGCGCTAATGGAAGGGATTTTTGGCAAGAAAATTTTATTACCAACACCAGAAGTTATTGGTATTCCTGAACCTAATGTAGTACCTAATTTTATTACAGATTTACAAAGTTTAGGAATGCAGGTGACTCGTGTACCTACATACATAACTCAGAGTGTAGACAAAAGTATTTATGCAGGAGAATTAAATTTAATTCAGCAAGGCATAATAGACATGATTGCTTTTAGTAGTACCGCAGAAGTCACCAGCTTGATGGCGATGTTTAACTCAATCAATGATTTTGAGCATTGCCTGATTGCTTGTTTTGGCCCCTACACAGCAGCTAATGCCAGAAAATTAGGTATCAATGTTTCTGTTGTCTCGCAAGATTTTAGTTCTTTTGCAGGGTTTGTCAATGCAATGGCGGAATTTTATAGCAGCTGTCAATAGTTGCAAATTCAGTCGCTTGACTGATTTTATTCATCATCATGAAAAATTTTACGGCGATGCCTGCCTAAAGGCATCGCGGATTTTAGATTTGTAATTCATCCCTAATTCAAAATCTAAAATCCTCAACCGATATTAACGATTCACCGCCGCAGCTTCTCTGGCCGCAGTTGCTTGATCTGGGTGTATCCCCAAACGTGTGAGATTAATCCGTCCTTTATTGTCAATTTCGCGCACTTTGACAATAACTTCATCGCCAACGGCTACCTCATCCTCGACTTTGCCAACACGATAGTCAGCTAATTGGGAGATGTGGATCATTCCTTCTTTACCGGGGAGGAATTCGACAAAAGCGCCGATGGGGATAATCCGAGTGACACGTCCAGCATAGACATCACCTTCATTCAATTTGCGAGTCATGCCTTGAATGATACTACGCGCTCTTTTGGCCTTACTTTCATCGACCGCAGAAATTGTGACTGTGCCGTCATCTTCAATGTCGATTTTTGCACCAGTTTCTTCGGTGATGCCCTTAATCGTTTTACCACCAGGCCCAATGACTAGACCAATCATTTCTGGATCAATCCGAATAGTCAATAGACGAGGAGCATAAGGTGAGGTTTCAGTGCGTGGTTGGTCGATAGTTTGGAGCATTTTCTCCAGAATATGCAACCTAGCGTCTTTTGCTTGGTGGATGGCTTGGGCAATTACTTCCAAAGACAAACCAGATATTTTCATATCCATTTGTAAGGCGGTAATCCCTGTATCTGTGCCGGCGACTTTGAAGTCCATGTCACCTAAGAAATCTTCAATACCTTGAATATCTGTCAGAACACGGACTTCTTCACCTTCCTTAATCAAACCCATTGCTGCACCACTGACAGGTTTGATTAGGGGGACACCAGCATCCATCAAAGCCAGGGTGGAACCGCAAACAGAACCCATCGAGGTAGAACCATTAGAAGATAGGACTTCCGAGACGACGCGAATCACGTAAGGGAATTCCTCTTTGGGTGGTAGTACAGGTAATATGGCTCTTTCGGCTAATGCACCATGACCAACTTCTCGTCTACCCGGCGCACGCATGGGCTTAGTTTCGCCAACGGAGAAGGGAGGGAAGTTATAATGATGTAAGTAGCGTTTGGATTGATCTGTTTGCAGGTCATCGTTGAGGTTTTGGGCATCTCCGGGAGTACCCAGGGTACAGGCGGATAATACCTGAGTTAGTCCTCTGTTAAATAAGCCGCTACCGTGGACACGCTTAGGTAAGACATCAACTTGACAAGATACAGGACGGACTTCATCAAGTTTACGACCATCAACACGCACGTTATCTTCGATGATTTGGCGGCGCATGAAGTATTTTGTAATGTCTTTAAAAGTGTTGCCCAGGGCCTTACTATTGGCGGTGGCTGCCGTCCGAATGGGATCTTCTTCTGGGAGTTCGGCGATCGCTGTGGCAATATTATCTTTAACGACATCCAACGCGGCATCGCGTTCGGGTTTAGTCAATGCAAATTGAGCCAGAATTTTCTTAATTTCATCGCTAGCGCGATCGCGGATATAATTTTCCAGAGTTTGGTCTACCTCTGGCGGTGCTTCTTGGACAATTTCCAGACCGAGTTCAGCAACTAAGTCTAGCTGTGCTTTGATTAAATCCCTAACTGCTTCGTAGCCAAAATCAATGGCTTCAATAATATCTCGTTCTGGTAACTGATTTGCTCCCGCTTCCACCATGATCACACCATGAGGTGAACCGGCTACCACCAAGTCCAAATCTCCGGCTTCGATTTCTGCATAGGTGGGGTTAATCACGAAATCATCACCCACTAAACCTACCCGCACTGCTGCCATTGGCCCATTAAAGGGAATTTTGGCAATTAGTGTAGCAATGGAAGCGCCTGTGACGGCTAGGACATCGGGTGGTACTTGCTCATCCATCGACATTGTTAAAGCGATAACTTGCAAGTCATCCCGCAACCATGAAGGGAACAAAGGACGCAAGGGACGGTCTATAAGACGGCTGGTGAGAATTGCTTTCTCTGGGGGACGACCTTCTCGGCGCATGATCCCACCGGGGATTCTCCCTGCCGCATATAGTCTTTCTTCATAATCTACTGTCAGGGGAAGAAAATCAATGCCCTCTCTGGCTTGCGATCGCGTAGCTGTGACCAATACAGCTGTATCCCCCGATTCTATCAAAACTGACCCACCCGCTTGGGGTGCTAGTAGGCCTACCTTCAGTCGAATATCCCTTCCATCGAAGGATATTGACTTATCAACTTCTGCCATTCAGCTTTTTTTCCTTCTATGCACGCTATTCTCTCTACTGTGGCAATCCTAACATTTATGCCTTGTAGCTGGCTTCTGTTGAACACAAACAGCAACAAGTACTTCAACGCATAGCGCACCACTGTTCCATCAGCCAGCTTTGCCGCTTTGGGAATGCTTCCCATGATATCAAAGTAAATCCGCTTTGAGGTTTGGGTGTAAGAAGGGAACAGGTGACAGGTGACAGGTAATAGGGAATGGGGAAGAGTGGAGGTGGAGTTTTACTAGGTTTTGCAAAAATCAGGTAGCAGTTCTATGTATGGTAATTGAAGGTATATTAGTTTCAAAGAGTGAATTTAAAGAGAGAGGCTAGGGACTAGGGGTCAGAGGGTAGAGGTTAGTGTTTTTTTATCAGCACGCATTACTTTTGCAAAACAGCTAATTATGGAAAAATCCTCAATCAAACATGAAAATATTTCTCTTCTAGCCTCTAGCCCCTAGATCCTCTTTCAAAGTTTGAGTAATTAACAAATGGCAATTTTACACGGTAGTTGGTTATTAAAAGAGCCGGATAGTTGTTTATTTATCTGGGGAGAAATTTGGCGATCGCCACGGGTAAATTTTGAGTTTGGGGAAATAGCCCTCAATCCCTTGGCGATGAATATATCTGAGTTGGGTGAGTGGGTGCATTCAGAGCATCAAATCATGGCTAATCTCATACCACAACAGGTGAAAAAATCCTCGGCTAAATCTTCAACTGCTACGGAAATTAATTTACCAATTCAATCACAAATAATTGCTCTCCCGACGGAAATTACAAAACTTAAAAAGGAAGAAACATTATTAATTTCTCCTGTTCATTCTGCAGCATTGGTATCTGAAGTAGACTCTCAACAATATCTACATCCTTGGCGAGTTGCAGGTTTTTGTCTTCACCCTAGTGCGGCAATTAAATTTCTGACTTCTCTACCTTTGAATGCCACAAATGGAGAGGATGCTTTTTTGGGTGGAGATTTACGTTTTTGGTCACAAATTGCCCGTTGGAGTTTAGATTTAATTTCTCGGTCTAAGTTTTTACCAGTTATTCAACGACAAGCCAATGGTTCTGTGAATGCGAAATGGCAAGTTCTTCTGGATAGTGCTGTCGATGGAACTCGGTTAGAAAAGTTTGCGGCCAAGATGCCTTTTGTTTGTCGGAGTTATCAAGGAATGGGGACTGGGGAGATTTGTGTAGAGTTTCCGAGTCAGCCGCAGGAATTATTATTGGGTTTTCTTAACAGGATCATCGATGCTCAGGTGCGTCAGATGGTGGGTAATCAACCTCTGGTAGAAAATCGGCTGATGACAGCTTTACCCCCGGCGGTGCAACAGTGGTTGCAAGGGTTGGCTGGTGCAGCGAATATTCATGCAGATGCAGTTGGATTAGAAAGATTAGAAGCGGCACTCAAGGCGTGGACGATGCCGCTAGAATATCAATTATCGGGTAAAAATCGATTTCGGACTTGTTTGGAATTGCGATCGCCCCAATCTGGAGAAAGCAATTGGACATTGTTATATTACTTACAAGCAGCCGATAATCCAGAATTTCTAGTTGATGCGGCGACGATTTGGCATAGTCCAGTTGCACAATTAGTTTATCAAAATCGTTCTATTGACCAGCCCCAAGAAACATTCTTGCGGGGTTTGGGTTTAGCTTCTCGATTGTATCCAGTCATTGCCCCTACGTTAGAGTCTGCATCTCCTCAATTTTGCCACATCACTCCTATCCAAGCTTATGAATTTATCAAGTCTGTAGTTTGGCGATTGGAAGATAGCGGTTTAGGTGTGATTTTACCCCCCAGTTTGGCAAACCGCGAAGGTTGGGCAAATCGCTTGGGGTTAAAAATTTCTGCCGAAACACCAAACAAAAAACAAGGCAGGTTGGGTTTACAAAGTCTGCTCAATTTTCAATGGCAATTAGCAATCGGTGGACAGACTATTTCTAAGGCGGAATTTGATCGATTGGTGGCTTTAAATAGTCCATTGGTAGAAATTAATGGCGAATGGGTAGAGTTGCGTCCTCAAGATATTAAGACAGCCCAAAACTTTTTTGCCTCGCGTAAAGAGCAAATGTCTTTATCTTTAGAAGATGCTTTACGTTTGAGTAGTGGAGATACTCAAGTAATTGAAAAATTACCAGTAGTGAGTTTTGCAGCCTCTGGTGCATTGGAAGAATTAATTGGCACGTTGACAAATAATCAAGCGATCGCACCTTTACCCACACCGAAAAACTTTAAAGGAGAGTTACGACCTTATCAAGAACGTGGTGCAGCTTGGCTAGCGTTTTTAGAACGTTGGGGTTTGGGTGCTTGTCTTGCCGACGATATGGGACTGGGCAAAACCATTCAGTTCATTGCCTTTCTATTACATCTCAAAGAACAAGATACACTAGAAAAACCAACGCTCTTAGTTTGTCCAACTTCGGTTTTAGGCAACTGGGAAAGAGAAGTTAAAAAATTTGCCCCTACACTCAAATTTCTGCAATATCACGGTGATAAACGTCCTAAAGGTAAGGCATTTCAGGAAGCAGTTAAAAATCATGATTTAGTCATTACTAGTTATTCACTGATTCATCGAGATATTAAATCATTGCAAGCTGTTAATTGGCAGACAATTGTTTTAGATGAAGCCCAGAATGTGAAAAATTCAGAAGCTAAACAATCCCAGGCAGTTAGACAATTAGAAACAACATTTCGGATTGCTTTAACAGGTACACCAGTAGAAAATAGACTACAAGAACTTTGGTCAATTTTAGATTTTCTCAACCCTGGATTTTTGGGCAATAAGCAGTTTTTCCAAAGACGATTTGCTATGCCAATTGAAAAGTATGGTGATACAGCATCGTTAAATCAATTACGTTCTTTAGTTCAGCCATTTATCTTACGTCGTTTGAAAACAGACCGCACCATTATTCAAGACTTACCAGATAAGCAAGAAATGACCGTCTTTTGTGGTTTAACGACAGAACAAGCTACCCTGTATCAACAAGTAGTAGAAGCATCCTTAGCCGAGATTGAATCTGCCGAAGGATTACAAAGGCGGGGGATGATTTTAGCTTTATTAATTAAACTTAAGCAAATTTGCAACCACCCATCACAATATTTAAAAGTAGCCACATTAGAACAACATAGTTCTGGTAAATTGCAACGGCTAGAAGAGATGTTAGAAGTGGCAATAGAAGAAGGCGATCGCGCTTTAATCTTCACACAATTTGCTGAGTGGGGCAAACTACTCAAACCCCATTTAGAAAAACAACTGGGACGAGAAATATTCTTTTTATATGGTAGTACCAGCAAAAAGCAACGTGAAGAAATGATTGACCGTTTTCAACACGACCCCCAAGGGCCACCAATTATGATTTTATCATTAAAAGCTGGTGGTGTAGGATTAAATTTAACCAGGGCTAATCATGTATTCCATTTTGATAGATGGTGGAATCCCGCAGTCGAAAACCAAGCTACAGATAGAGTATTTCGGATTGGTCAAACTCGCAATGTCCAAGTACATAAATTTGTCTGCAATGGCACTTTAGAAGAAAAAATTCACGATATGATTGAAAGCAAAAAACAACTAGCAGAACAAGTTGTTGGTACAGGTGAAGAATGGTTAACAGAATTAGATACAGACCAACTCCGCAATTTATTATTACTTGACCGCAGTGCAGTTATTGATGACGATGAAACTAACTAGAGAGTGCTGAGTGCTGAGTAATGAGTGAGGGAGTGAGGGAGTGAGGGACAAGGGGACAAGGGGACAAGGGGACAAGGGGAAAATAATTTTAACTGTTGACCAATGACTATTGACCAATGACTATTGACTATTGACTATTGACTATTGACTATTGACTAATAACCAATGACTACATACACTCTACAAGCAAGCCGAGAATGGTGGTCACAAAGGTGGCTCGATTTACTTGATGCTTATCGATTTAAAAAACGCTTGGAACGAGCCAGAATATATGCTCGTGAAGGCAATGTTTTGAGTATTGATTTTCAAGGTGCAAAAGTATTAGCAAGAGTCCAAGGAAGTGAAGTAGAACCTTATAAAGTTTCTCTATCTCTTGACGCATTTAGTGATGAACAGTGGGGATATGTAATTGAAACCATGTCCCAAAAGGCAATTTTTGCAGCTAAGTTATTAGCAGGAGAAATGCCCCAAAATATTGAGGAAGTATTTACAACTAATGGGTTGTCATTATTTCCGTTTACCTTATCTGACGTGCATAGTAAATGTTCGTGTCCTGATAAAGTTAATCCTTGTAAACACGTTGGTGCAGTATACTATCAATTAGGCGATCGCTTTAGTGAAGATCCTTTTGTACTCTTTCAACTACGTGGGCGTAATAAAGAACAAATTATTAGCGATTTGCGGCAATTACGTAATTCTAAAATTGAAGTTAGTACCACAGAAACATCTGATATTCAATCTTCAATAACTCAGAATCAAGACAAGGTTAAATTTGCGTCTTTCTGGCAATATGATGAACCGTTAGAATCTTCTTTAGTTGTAATTGCACCGTCAACTAGTGAGACAGTTTTAAATACATTAGGTGCAATTCCTCTGGCTAAGACAGAAGATAATGCTAGCGATATAGTGATGAAATATTTAGATACTTTGTATCAGCAAGTCAGTCAAAAAGCCATGCTAACCGCGATGAATGTAGGTGGTAATTAACTAATACTCAAGCATTGTAGCGACTGCCTTGAAAGTCAAGCTTTTTGAAGCTCCAATCAATAGTTAATAACCATCCTAATTCCATATTTTAGTGAAACGCGACTCCATTTATTACCAAATCTTTAAACGCTTTCCCGCGTTAATTTTTGAACTTGTTGATGACCGTCCTGAACAGGCGCAGAATTATCGATTTGAGTCAGTTGAGGTGAAAGAAACCTCTTTTCGCATTGATGGGGTCTTTTTACCTCCAGAGGGTGCAACAAAGAGAGTTATCTTTTTTGCAGAAGTTCAATTCCAGAGCGATGAAGGTTTGTATCATCGATTTTTTACCGAATCAATGATGTATTTGAACCGGAATCGGTCTTTCTACGATGACTGGTACTGTGTGGTAATTTTTCCATCACGCTCAAATGAACCAAGCGATACAAGAACTCATCGCATATTTTTAAACAGCGACCAAGTGCAGCGCATTTATTTAGATGAGTTAGGTAATCCTGATACTCTGCCAATAGGCATCAATTTAATGCAGTTGACAATCGCATCGGATGCAGTGATGGCAGAGCAAGCGAAGCAATTAATTCAACGGGTACAATTAGAGTCAACTACTGCACTGCTGAAAAACGAGATAATAGATATTATCACCACAATTGCCGTTTACAAGTTTTCTTCGTTAAGTAGAGAGGAAGTGGAAGCCATGTTGGGACTGACTTTAGAGCAAACAAGGGTTTATCAAGAAGCGAAAGCTGAGGGTAGGGAAGAACGGGAAGCTGAAATATTGAAAGTTACCGTTCCCCTGTTACTAAAAACGGGAATGAGTGTAGAACAGATTGCTCAACAGCTCAATGTTGATGTAGCAGCTGTCCATCTGGCTGTACAGCAGAGTGCATAGAAAAGCACGCACACCTTCACCCAAGCTACGCCTGACTACCCCTGACCGCATCGATAAAGTTGATAGGGAATGCCTATGCGGTAATGTTGTTTGGGATCTATTTGACAAATATTTTGCTCAGATAATGTTAGCTGTTGGAGATAATCGCGTCTCCTCAAACCTGGGGCGACTATCCATAAATTTAGTGGTGATGTTGCTGATGTAGATAGTCGGGAAAACTTTTTCCAAAAACTAGATATATCAGGAGCTTTCTGTAAAAAAGCTAAACTGTCAGCTTGAGAATTTTTACCTCTAGCTTGGTCTAATGCTAGGGCAAAACTGAGTCCTAATGCTACATCTTGATAATTATCATATGCTACTACTAATATGATTGGCAAGGATGGTGATAAATTCATTTTTTGAGCGACTTGTTCAGGTTGAAAAGGCTTTTGAAAGGCTAAATCAGTCACAACAAAAATACTACTCAATAAACTAACTAAGATAAAAATTAATATTAACTTTTGACCTTTAAAACTTGACTTTTCCCTGGTGCTAAGACTGGCTGCTAGCAAAGCACAAAAACCGGGATAGTAAACAAAACTATAGCGAGGAATAGCTGTAATATCCTTACCTGATAAATAAGCGATCGCTAATAATTCCAACAACACAAAACCTGTAAAACTCAAAAGTGTAAATGTTGCTAAACTGGCCGTATTATTTAACCATAATTTCTTTAATCCTCTGAAGATTTTACTCCCTGCCCAGATGGCAAATATTACCATCACAAGTCCACAAATGACTGTAATAATTAAAGGCTGGTTTTCTACAGGTAAAGTGATAACCATCAATACCCAATTAATTAGAGTTTGATATAAAGGAGCTAGAAAATTAGTGGGAGGCAACCAGCTAGTTTCTGAACGTCGGGCATGACTGATAGTAATGACTATCCAAGGCAGAAAACTCAACACCACTGCACTAGTAGATATGATTATGGCTAGCCAAATTTGATGTTTTTTGATTAATTGAGATTTGCCCCAGTAAATGAGGATAATTAAAGTAGCAACTTCCGCAATGAAAGCTAAAATACAAAAGTAGTGGACATAAAAACCCAAAGTATTGACAACTACCCACAAGAACCATACCCAAAATTTCCAGCGTCCTTGAGCAATATCCCGTTGAATCTGCACCAATCCCACTAAGGATAAATTTATCAGTAGCATGGGTAATGTGTAGTGTCTTGCTTCTTGAGAAAGGTACACCGCAAAAGGCGATACTGCCATCAACCAGGCCGCAATCATGCCTGATTGAGCCGAAAAAGCGATACGATTGAGGGTATACATAGCAGCGATCGCTCCTACACCAAACAAAGCCGGAAGCGATCGCAATTTCCTCACCCAATCATCCCCTAAAGGCATTAACCACCCCAACCAACGGTACATCCCACAAAAAAATAACGGTGGATGGGTAGATTGCTTTGCCAGATTATCAGCAATTTGTGGACAACTAACCCCAGAATGGAAAGTAAAAATTTCCTGCACATTTTGTAAGGGAAAAGCCACATCCAACGGTACATCCTGGTAATTTTTCCCTAAACTAAAGATGGCAGTAATTACCTCATCCATCCACAAAGGTTTTAAGTCTAGATGCCAAAACCGCAAAATAATACCAACGGGAATGATGCAAATTAGTGCCAAATAATGTAAATGCTTTTGATTATTTTTCATTCTGGAGATATTAGTCATCTATTCATAATTTAAAATAGAGAACCTATAGCTAAATACTTTAAATACAGGTAGCCAAAATAAATCATATCTGGTTGTTGGCAAATAGATTAAAAATCAAAAATTTAAATCTGTAATTCTGATATGTCTGACGTTAATTTTACTGCGACCGTACCACTAACTAGTCCCCAGACTCCACAAATGTCATCGGCGGCGATTTTGCAGGAGAAAATTGCGGCGATTTGCCAAAATCTGCGTCCCGGACAAAGACAAATGGCTGATTGGCAATCAGGGCCACTGGCGGTGTCGGCTGTACCTGGTGCAGGTAAGTCTACAGGTATGGCAGCAGCCGCAGCAATTGCGATCGCTAGGCAATATCAACTAGCATTAGCATCACGCCCATCTTCTCGTCGTCAATTGGTGGTAGTCACTTTCACTCGGTCTGCGGCTGCGAATATTAAGTTAAAAATCCGGGACTATCTCAAGCAATTATCTTTACCACAAATAGGTTTTGCTGTCTATACCTTACATGGTCTGGCGTTGAATATTGCCAGCCGTCATCCGCAGTTATCAGGTTTAGAGTTAGAAAATGTCACCTTAATCACTCCCAATCAAAGCCACCGCTTTATTCGCACAGCTGTAGAACAATGGATTACTAACCATCCCCGACTTTATTTGCAGTTATTAGAAGGACAGCAATTTGACGGTGAAGAAACAGAGAGATTACGCCGTCAGTCAGCATTGCGAACGGAAGTTTTACCAGACTTAGCCACTACCGTCATTCACGAAGCTAAAAGTTCGGGGATTTCCCCAGCCAAACTCCGAGAATGGAGCGAACAAACCACCGACGCTTATGAGATTTTAACTGTAGCGGCGGGATTATATGAACAGTATCAAAACTTAATGCGATCGCGTGATTTCATTGACTACGATGACATGATTTTAGC
Coding sequences within it:
- a CDS encoding DEAD/DEAH box helicase; translated protein: MAILHGSWLLKEPDSCLFIWGEIWRSPRVNFEFGEIALNPLAMNISELGEWVHSEHQIMANLIPQQVKKSSAKSSTATEINLPIQSQIIALPTEITKLKKEETLLISPVHSAALVSEVDSQQYLHPWRVAGFCLHPSAAIKFLTSLPLNATNGEDAFLGGDLRFWSQIARWSLDLISRSKFLPVIQRQANGSVNAKWQVLLDSAVDGTRLEKFAAKMPFVCRSYQGMGTGEICVEFPSQPQELLLGFLNRIIDAQVRQMVGNQPLVENRLMTALPPAVQQWLQGLAGAANIHADAVGLERLEAALKAWTMPLEYQLSGKNRFRTCLELRSPQSGESNWTLLYYLQAADNPEFLVDAATIWHSPVAQLVYQNRSIDQPQETFLRGLGLASRLYPVIAPTLESASPQFCHITPIQAYEFIKSVVWRLEDSGLGVILPPSLANREGWANRLGLKISAETPNKKQGRLGLQSLLNFQWQLAIGGQTISKAEFDRLVALNSPLVEINGEWVELRPQDIKTAQNFFASRKEQMSLSLEDALRLSSGDTQVIEKLPVVSFAASGALEELIGTLTNNQAIAPLPTPKNFKGELRPYQERGAAWLAFLERWGLGACLADDMGLGKTIQFIAFLLHLKEQDTLEKPTLLVCPTSVLGNWEREVKKFAPTLKFLQYHGDKRPKGKAFQEAVKNHDLVITSYSLIHRDIKSLQAVNWQTIVLDEAQNVKNSEAKQSQAVRQLETTFRIALTGTPVENRLQELWSILDFLNPGFLGNKQFFQRRFAMPIEKYGDTASLNQLRSLVQPFILRRLKTDRTIIQDLPDKQEMTVFCGLTTEQATLYQQVVEASLAEIESAEGLQRRGMILALLIKLKQICNHPSQYLKVATLEQHSSGKLQRLEEMLEVAIEEGDRALIFTQFAEWGKLLKPHLEKQLGREIFFLYGSTSKKQREEMIDRFQHDPQGPPIMILSLKAGGVGLNLTRANHVFHFDRWWNPAVENQATDRVFRIGQTRNVQVHKFVCNGTLEEKIHDMIESKKQLAEQVVGTGEEWLTELDTDQLRNLLLLDRSAVIDDDETN
- a CDS encoding uroporphyrinogen-III synthase, translated to MSPKTKLLTPSSQLPLYTKRILITAPRNYASRLSAQIIDKGGLPIFMPTIETCYLSNYSELDAALRCIDQFDWIAFTSRNGIIAFFERLHDLGLSLSQLQNCQLCALGKDIEHLLSVCGRVDLIPNESSPGGIIAELALMEGIFGKKILLPTPEVIGIPEPNVVPNFITDLQSLGMQVTRVPTYITQSVDKSIYAGELNLIQQGIIDMIAFSSTAEVTSLMAMFNSINDFEHCLIACFGPYTAANARKLGINVSVVSQDFSSFAGFVNAMAEFYSSCQ
- a CDS encoding polyribonucleotide nucleotidyltransferase, which translates into the protein MAEVDKSISFDGRDIRLKVGLLAPQAGGSVLIESGDTAVLVTATRSQAREGIDFLPLTVDYEERLYAAGRIPGGIMRREGRPPEKAILTSRLIDRPLRPLFPSWLRDDLQVIALTMSMDEQVPPDVLAVTGASIATLIAKIPFNGPMAAVRVGLVGDDFVINPTYAEIEAGDLDLVVAGSPHGVIMVEAGANQLPERDIIEAIDFGYEAVRDLIKAQLDLVAELGLEIVQEAPPEVDQTLENYIRDRASDEIKKILAQFALTKPERDAALDVVKDNIATAIAELPEEDPIRTAATANSKALGNTFKDITKYFMRRQIIEDNVRVDGRKLDEVRPVSCQVDVLPKRVHGSGLFNRGLTQVLSACTLGTPGDAQNLNDDLQTDQSKRYLHHYNFPPFSVGETKPMRAPGRREVGHGALAERAILPVLPPKEEFPYVIRVVSEVLSSNGSTSMGSVCGSTLALMDAGVPLIKPVSGAAMGLIKEGEEVRVLTDIQGIEDFLGDMDFKVAGTDTGITALQMDMKISGLSLEVIAQAIHQAKDARLHILEKMLQTIDQPRTETSPYAPRLLTIRIDPEMIGLVIGPGGKTIKGITEETGAKIDIEDDGTVTISAVDESKAKRARSIIQGMTRKLNEGDVYAGRVTRIIPIGAFVEFLPGKEGMIHISQLADYRVGKVEDEVAVGDEVIVKVREIDNKGRINLTRLGIHPDQATAAREAAAVNR
- a CDS encoding sulfate ABC transporter substrate-binding protein: MQISFNKKYICLGILSAVLSIAIAACSGGNLASNQDIKLRLVSFSVTKAAHDQIIPKFVAKWQQEHHQNVTFEQSYGGSGAQTADVISGKQEADIVHLALPLDVIKIQQAGLIKKDWEIRYPRNGIVSRSVAAIVTRAGNPKGIKNWDDLTKEGIKIIAANPKTSGIAIWEFLAFWGSITQTGGDEATALDYVTKVYKNIPVLTKDAREASDLFFQQNQGDVLINYENEVVLAKKNGAKLPYVVPQVNISIDNPVVVIDKNVDKHQTRKVAEAFVDFLYSAEAQREFAKFQYRPVNPIVTQEVISQSPPIQTLFTAQDLGGWDYIQKKFLATGAIFDKVQANSKS
- a CDS encoding HAD family phosphatase; this translates as MLPNIRAAIFDMDGLLFDTESIARWAWQQALASHGYVMSDDFYSEFVGRDLSWREKILKQKYGNNFPFEAVKRQRIEIGDRRELQEGLSIKAGVLDLLGQLNNLGIVIALATGTSRSRTIRRLNNAAILHHFTTIVTSEDVAQGKPAPDIYLEVSRRINVAPVQCLVFEDSCVGVEAAFSAGMYPIMVPDIEQPSPEIRCLAYQVFDSLVQVGELLVQRLEARG